In Bdellovibrionales bacterium, the following proteins share a genomic window:
- a CDS encoding serine hydrolase — translation MRYIKSVFAVLVVFAIPYLLSFQSCSNDFAPHIIHESGTLSGDLPQSPPPSSPPPEGKSLYFPPLNSEASEVCDSSTWEYTSALSAGFNEERLNEFMSFVTNSSQHTTAIVILHRGKIVREWYSGKVDLSEYNSTVSVGKLNVSDWDCNASDMIHSASKSIVSMTIGIAEQEGRLNIEDPVSKFLGRWTNLTTGEEKIRIKHLLSMTSGLNGSPAGIDRLETPDGRIEGVLIDNKFQPPEVAWFYNTSAYHRLFAVIDSIGSDRASYIKEKIFDQIGMNDSVVSGENIRASGRDMARFGLLILAGGKWKYNIIINEDFVDKATSPFLSLPTFSGVSPDRMNKSYGFLFWLNGQSSWMSGACFNNLGQLKTSLSCQTALNNGDFNKFFIETAPADLIAALGAADKKIYIVPSLELVVARHGTPPSENESGFAESKLDSTLWENLMKARQ, via the coding sequence GTGCGATACATAAAATCGGTATTCGCGGTGTTGGTTGTTTTTGCAATACCCTATCTGTTGTCATTTCAGTCTTGTTCAAACGATTTTGCACCCCACATCATTCATGAATCTGGCACATTGAGTGGTGACCTCCCACAATCTCCTCCCCCTTCTTCCCCTCCTCCTGAAGGCAAGAGTCTTTACTTTCCTCCTTTGAATAGTGAAGCAAGCGAAGTTTGTGATTCATCTACGTGGGAATACACTTCAGCGCTGTCAGCTGGCTTTAACGAAGAAAGACTCAATGAGTTCATGAGTTTCGTGACGAATTCCAGTCAACATACAACGGCAATCGTCATCCTTCACAGAGGAAAAATTGTCCGGGAGTGGTACTCCGGGAAGGTCGATCTCTCGGAATACAATTCCACAGTATCTGTAGGAAAATTGAATGTCTCAGATTGGGATTGCAACGCTTCAGATATGATTCATTCGGCATCAAAATCCATCGTGAGTATGACAATTGGAATTGCTGAGCAGGAGGGACGTCTTAATATCGAAGACCCAGTTTCCAAATTTCTTGGGAGATGGACGAACCTAACGACAGGTGAGGAGAAAATTCGCATTAAACATTTGTTATCCATGACAAGCGGACTGAACGGATCTCCCGCTGGAATAGATAGACTTGAAACTCCCGATGGAAGAATTGAAGGGGTACTTATTGACAATAAATTTCAGCCGCCTGAAGTGGCTTGGTTTTACAATACCTCAGCCTATCATCGACTCTTTGCGGTTATCGATAGCATTGGGAGTGACCGGGCTTCGTATATCAAAGAAAAAATATTCGACCAGATTGGCATGAACGACAGCGTGGTTTCAGGAGAAAATATTAGAGCGAGTGGACGTGATATGGCAAGATTTGGACTCTTAATTTTGGCCGGAGGAAAATGGAAATATAATATCATTATCAATGAGGATTTTGTTGATAAAGCAACCTCTCCCTTCCTCTCCCTGCCAACTTTTTCTGGAGTGTCTCCTGATCGAATGAACAAATCCTACGGTTTCCTGTTTTGGCTCAATGGGCAATCTAGTTGGATGTCGGGAGCTTGTTTTAATAACCTAGGTCAATTAAAGACAAGCCTTAGCTGTCAGACAGCCCTGAACAATGGCGACTTTAACAAGTTCTTTATTGAAACTGCACCCGCTGATCTCATCGCCGCACTTGGTGCTGCTGATAAAAAGATCTATATCGTCCCAAGTCTCGAGTTAGTCGTTGCGAGACACGGCACACCCCCTTCTGAAAACGAATCGGGGTTTGCCGAGAGTAAGTTGGATTCCACTCTCTGGGAAAATCTGATGAAAGCGAGACAATAA
- a CDS encoding outer membrane beta-barrel domain-containing protein, whose protein sequence is MKTASAAPPAVFYDLPKVVAVQNRTYFLNHDLTAQVGWLPSDAFNKGYTVGLSYTTFFSDYLGWEVVNANYSFNSETNLKKDLLNNFGAAVENVGFDGVLDFVTYYFTTNIVYTPLYTKSLLFNKHITRGEVSFVFGAGGANFDASGIRTLINAGLYLRFFTKADTSWKFDFRDLLYFEKSLGAVNSMSLMVGYSMQLGKPPVRPLSSEEVDTK, encoded by the coding sequence ATGAAGACAGCGTCTGCAGCTCCTCCCGCCGTGTTCTATGACCTTCCTAAAGTTGTGGCCGTCCAGAATCGCACTTATTTTCTAAATCACGACCTCACTGCTCAAGTAGGATGGTTGCCAAGCGATGCGTTCAATAAAGGATATACTGTTGGCCTATCATATACCACCTTCTTTAGTGACTACTTAGGGTGGGAAGTCGTCAACGCCAACTATTCATTTAACAGCGAAACAAATCTTAAAAAGGATCTTCTCAACAATTTCGGGGCGGCCGTTGAGAATGTAGGTTTTGATGGTGTACTTGATTTTGTGACCTATTATTTTACCACGAACATTGTCTACACGCCACTCTACACAAAAAGCCTCCTTTTTAACAAACATATCACTCGGGGGGAGGTCAGCTTTGTTTTTGGAGCTGGGGGTGCTAACTTTGACGCGAGTGGAATACGGACTTTAATAAATGCTGGACTTTACCTTCGCTTCTTCACGAAGGCCGATACTTCCTGGAAATTTGATTTTCGTGATCTCCTCTATTTTGAAAAGAGTTTGGGGGCCGTCAATTCGATGTCTCTCATGGTTGGTTACTCCATGCAACTGGGAAAGCCTCCCGTAAGACCTCTTTCCAGTGAGGAAGTAGATACAAAATGA
- a CDS encoding AgmX/PglI C-terminal domain-containing protein, with protein MAALGALGAPTPNPTNQPVAINVNPNAGGGGAKISTTGVIGTLKASGGKLQAAGIEGVKTQGRGFGTGSGYGVQGIKGTAGTRGIGGAVIGAPQLMKINRTEGLDRKQVMEIVKAYLAEIQQCYERSLLTEPGIAGRVEYEWSINPKGVVQWAKVKKSDIRGGDSLNGCVTSIFKKMKFPAAKNGESTTPNIGFPFGRL; from the coding sequence TTGGCGGCTCTGGGCGCATTAGGAGCTCCGACTCCAAATCCTACAAATCAACCCGTCGCAATAAATGTCAATCCAAACGCCGGAGGCGGCGGAGCTAAAATTTCTACGACCGGAGTGATAGGAACGCTCAAAGCAAGTGGTGGTAAGCTTCAGGCGGCGGGCATAGAGGGAGTGAAAACGCAGGGGCGTGGATTTGGAACTGGTTCCGGTTACGGCGTTCAAGGAATAAAGGGAACAGCTGGAACTCGAGGTATTGGGGGTGCGGTGATTGGCGCTCCTCAGCTGATGAAAATCAATCGGACGGAAGGATTGGATCGCAAGCAAGTCATGGAGATCGTGAAAGCATATCTAGCGGAGATTCAGCAGTGCTATGAACGTTCCCTATTGACTGAGCCGGGCATTGCCGGTCGAGTTGAATATGAGTGGAGCATCAACCCTAAGGGAGTCGTCCAATGGGCCAAGGTCAAAAAGTCCGACATCCGTGGTGGTGATTCACTCAACGGATGTGTCACTTCCATCTTTAAGAAAATGAAGTTTCCAGCAGCTAAGAACGGCGAATCGACGACTCCCAATATTGGATTTCCGTTTGGAAGACTATGA
- a CDS encoding site-specific integrase — MASTSRYSLNKNKYLLDPEFERLEYLLKSHLKRDSRNCVLLFLALNTGARATELLNLSQKDMNVYESSLFIKGIKGSNDREIPLPHWLFGELQQLAASAPDSEKLFPISYNRFRQIWDLYRPVPKKLHSLRHTFAIRLYRKTKDLRLLQVALGHRNITNTMVYADYLYSQQELRKLIL, encoded by the coding sequence ATGGCAAGCACATCACGTTATTCACTTAACAAGAATAAGTACCTTCTTGATCCTGAATTTGAAAGACTAGAGTATTTGCTCAAAAGTCATTTAAAGAGAGATTCGCGCAATTGTGTGTTGCTTTTCTTGGCCTTAAATACGGGAGCTAGAGCCACCGAGCTCCTCAATCTCAGCCAGAAAGATATGAACGTCTACGAATCGAGTCTTTTTATTAAGGGCATAAAGGGCAGCAATGATCGAGAGATACCACTGCCCCATTGGCTCTTCGGCGAGCTCCAGCAGCTAGCGGCCAGCGCTCCTGATAGCGAGAAACTGTTTCCCATTAGCTACAACAGATTTCGGCAGATTTGGGATCTCTATCGGCCCGTCCCCAAAAAGCTTCACTCCCTGAGACACACGTTTGCCATCAGGCTCTATCGAAAAACTAAGGACTTGCGTCTATTACAAGTCGCCCTCGGCCACCGTAATATTACAAATACGATGGTTTATGCCGACTACCTGTATTCACAGCAAGAACTGAGAAAACTCATTCTCTAA
- a CDS encoding host attachment protein: MPNKNAWILVADESHAKVFRLISLTQGVKFVKGLEFPEGRDKIHEFTVERPTLKGYTRTHQHTTGTEVDIERQLAQRFSKAIADVLEKSRCKSDFESLILVAPPKFLGELRNSLTEETKKLVHGSLNKEMTLSTESEIFSAVKDLL, from the coding sequence ATGCCGAATAAAAATGCCTGGATTTTGGTTGCTGACGAAAGTCATGCAAAGGTGTTTCGTCTGATATCGCTTACGCAAGGGGTAAAGTTTGTAAAGGGTCTCGAATTCCCGGAAGGCCGCGACAAGATACATGAATTTACCGTGGAGCGACCGACTCTTAAGGGCTACACTCGCACTCACCAACACACGACGGGAACAGAGGTTGATATCGAGCGCCAGTTGGCGCAGCGGTTCTCGAAGGCCATTGCAGATGTTTTGGAAAAAAGCCGATGTAAATCTGACTTTGAGAGTCTCATACTGGTTGCTCCTCCAAAATTTTTGGGAGAATTGCGTAATAGCCTCACAGAAGAGACTAAAAAATTGGTTCATGGAAGCTTAAACAAAGAAATGACTCTGTCTACCGAAAGTGAGATTTTCTCTGCAGTGAAGGACCTCTTATAA
- a CDS encoding tetratricopeptide repeat protein: MVKAYAQLTREYPESGYWEESQLVIGDFFFEEKKDIDLALEMYLKIIARKKGPFTPLAQYKMGWAYLNKAKFEDSLLSFEKVLTLNSDIDLSLLPDLYRKTDVRRDALTAMVWPYSEIHKFRLEKMGLWRTNALDYFRRISPDRTGYERVLDKLAKRFDLKKNYIESTKTYFELLRLTTDLEYRMDIIERLYVAMKNTFKQWPVSGFVYEVAKTIAQVRFSDKLKKAEIDKAIHDYEIFARDVATRTHKRAKATRKKEDWNLAILDYKYYLWAFPSSKHAPLLRLNLAECYFNSENSLEAAKSYENLVNLTSKKEKKKNFLESSIESYITAIRTQSKLSRLELNEVRNGLRDTGTRYIKAYPTEKSVPGIRFNMAQTYYDERNFNEAVKAFKDYIRLHPEGKDVAIAANLILDSFNQKEDFANIIKEGKALLANKNITDAGLKNQVMQVIEQAEMRNVQVEAGGTSSVNYAASLLKLAGKYKGSSLGDKALYEAFVAFRSKRDPRAYQSGEQLLAQHGKSEYAQEVVTSMGQMALTTADFRRASLYFELYAEKYPAQADARTLLKNAATMRELMGDFKFAAQSFRKLNDYTSAARMDFLASDWAALQRSAPQAAGIEGVYWEGLAQFRLRGISSAKGSLEKATQMASGTYESQEMAAHSLYLLSMGTMETFNQIRMTPGNETKAVNNKAALLKDLDAKLRKVIDFGNGRWTIAALYGLGQANREFADFIKQAPVPPGLPADQTKIFKDAISQQAAKYEASSRQYFDQCLNNAEKFEVFTLFVKGCQSQGSIRVDEAKETGLIARAQEGVPEGAKAIRDKLYDQPRDIILLMSLANIYIQSRDYSMAELILSRASEIDPKNAKVLASVGVVRLYKNDMNGAKKWFDNALKENKSNSLALHGIAGLHKQFKFQARLKTSLNLAKRAGPISGPSHPIIDLVK, translated from the coding sequence ATGGTGAAGGCGTATGCCCAACTGACCCGTGAGTATCCTGAAAGTGGCTATTGGGAAGAAAGTCAGCTCGTTATTGGTGACTTCTTTTTTGAGGAAAAGAAAGACATCGATCTTGCCCTGGAAATGTACCTAAAAATTATCGCACGAAAAAAGGGGCCATTTACGCCGCTGGCTCAGTATAAGATGGGTTGGGCTTATCTTAATAAGGCGAAATTCGAAGATTCTCTGCTTTCTTTTGAAAAGGTGCTCACTTTAAACAGCGACATTGATCTTTCTCTTTTACCAGATCTTTATAGGAAGACCGATGTGCGACGAGACGCGCTCACCGCGATGGTTTGGCCTTATTCTGAGATTCACAAGTTCCGTTTGGAAAAAATGGGCTTGTGGAGAACCAATGCATTGGATTATTTCCGACGAATATCACCTGATCGGACAGGTTACGAAAGAGTTCTCGACAAATTGGCAAAGCGCTTTGATCTAAAAAAGAACTACATAGAGAGCACGAAGACATATTTTGAACTTCTGCGTCTAACAACTGATCTAGAATATAGAATGGATATTATTGAGCGTCTCTACGTGGCGATGAAGAATACTTTCAAACAATGGCCGGTGAGCGGATTCGTCTATGAAGTGGCCAAAACTATTGCCCAGGTTCGATTCAGTGATAAGCTAAAAAAAGCAGAGATAGATAAGGCCATACATGACTATGAGATATTTGCCCGAGATGTTGCAACTCGAACTCATAAGAGGGCCAAGGCCACTCGCAAAAAAGAAGATTGGAATCTCGCCATCCTTGATTATAAGTATTATCTTTGGGCGTTTCCATCGTCAAAACACGCTCCTTTGCTTCGGCTGAATTTAGCGGAGTGCTATTTCAATTCTGAAAACAGTTTGGAAGCAGCTAAATCCTATGAAAATCTCGTCAATCTTACTTCTAAAAAAGAGAAAAAAAAGAACTTTCTTGAATCATCAATAGAATCCTATATCACGGCAATTCGGACGCAGTCTAAGCTTTCGCGTCTTGAACTCAACGAGGTTAGAAATGGGCTTCGCGACACAGGCACTAGGTACATTAAGGCCTACCCGACGGAAAAATCTGTGCCAGGAATTAGGTTTAATATGGCGCAGACTTACTATGACGAAAGAAATTTCAATGAAGCAGTTAAAGCCTTTAAAGACTACATTCGCCTCCATCCAGAGGGAAAGGATGTTGCGATTGCGGCGAATCTTATTCTCGATTCATTCAACCAAAAAGAAGATTTTGCTAACATCATTAAAGAAGGAAAAGCTCTCCTGGCGAACAAAAATATCACCGATGCGGGGCTAAAAAACCAGGTCATGCAGGTTATTGAACAGGCTGAAATGCGAAACGTGCAGGTTGAAGCTGGGGGAACTTCCTCTGTGAACTATGCCGCGAGTCTTTTGAAGTTGGCTGGAAAATACAAGGGTTCCTCGTTGGGTGACAAAGCTCTGTACGAGGCATTTGTTGCATTTCGATCAAAACGTGATCCTCGTGCCTACCAATCTGGCGAACAGCTTCTGGCTCAGCACGGAAAGTCGGAGTATGCCCAAGAGGTTGTGACTTCCATGGGGCAAATGGCGCTGACAACTGCAGATTTTCGACGAGCTTCCCTTTACTTTGAGTTGTATGCTGAGAAATATCCCGCTCAGGCGGATGCTCGCACTCTCTTGAAGAATGCGGCGACGATGAGAGAGTTGATGGGAGATTTTAAGTTTGCCGCTCAAAGTTTTCGAAAGTTAAACGACTACACTTCTGCCGCAAGAATGGATTTTCTTGCAAGTGATTGGGCAGCCCTCCAAAGATCGGCTCCACAGGCAGCCGGAATCGAGGGGGTTTATTGGGAAGGACTAGCACAATTTCGATTGCGCGGGATCTCATCTGCAAAAGGTTCCTTGGAAAAGGCTACGCAGATGGCCAGTGGAACCTATGAAAGTCAGGAAATGGCCGCTCACTCACTCTACCTCTTATCGATGGGCACTATGGAGACCTTCAATCAAATTCGTATGACACCGGGGAATGAGACTAAGGCAGTAAACAATAAAGCGGCGCTTCTGAAAGATCTGGATGCAAAACTGAGAAAGGTTATCGATTTTGGCAACGGGAGGTGGACAATTGCAGCTCTTTACGGACTAGGCCAAGCCAATCGAGAATTTGCCGATTTCATCAAACAGGCCCCCGTTCCCCCGGGACTGCCCGCTGATCAGACAAAGATCTTCAAAGATGCAATTTCACAGCAGGCTGCGAAATACGAGGCGAGTTCACGGCAGTATTTTGATCAGTGTCTGAACAACGCTGAAAAATTTGAAGTATTCACTTTATTTGTAAAGGGATGCCAATCGCAAGGATCGATCCGGGTTGATGAAGCAAAGGAGACAGGACTTATAGCAAGAGCTCAAGAGGGAGTTCCAGAAGGAGCAAAGGCTATTCGAGACAAGCTATACGACCAGCCTAGAGACATCATTTTGCTGATGAGCCTCGCCAATATTTACATCCAGTCCAGGGACTACTCTATGGCTGAACTTATTCTAAGTAGAGCGAGCGAGATTGATCCAAAAAATGCCAAGGTTCTAGCCTCGGTTGGAGTCGTTCGACTTTATAAAAATGATATGAACGGAGCTAAAAAGTGGTTTGACAATGCACTCAAGGAAAACAAATCGAATTCCTTAGCTCTTCATGGTATCGCGGGTCTTCATAAGCAGTTTAAATTTCAAGCGCGCTTGAAAACGTCTCTGAATTTAGCCAAACGTGCAGGACCCATTTCAGGCCCCTCTCACCCGATCATAGACCTGGTTAAATGA
- a CDS encoding PDZ domain-containing protein yields the protein MPANLCLRSSGYSAKQMLFVLGMVFLFGSYRPAWSMSEAEKEAHYWRQTGLSRLQVLGFINNQSCSKSGDAFELCLLVLDAIAGQLKPALRLAVAQNNVGPGKLGSMGRVGFILKGVVEDDQGLRNGFQTKFRLERERDERRKQFELYGQIYLINKETQLNIDKAVISLYDKLLTEPGNENRESAISAAAINRYLQFTDPHTYIIDEKSFNELKSNKNTEIQKSGLGLLVTHLGNKLYLRALKGGPAENAGIMDNDILLGIDTVAFDQSPSVDQVASLLLGDPGTKVTLKIQRGENLLEVVIQRTVVKTDIMVPEFIQHMGQNMVISL from the coding sequence GTGCCCGCCAATTTGTGTCTTCGGAGTTCAGGCTACAGCGCAAAACAGATGTTGTTTGTACTTGGAATGGTATTTCTTTTTGGATCTTATCGTCCTGCATGGAGCATGAGCGAAGCTGAAAAAGAAGCCCATTATTGGAGACAAACGGGCCTTAGTCGACTTCAAGTTCTTGGATTTATTAACAATCAAAGTTGCTCAAAATCGGGTGACGCGTTCGAGCTATGCTTGCTCGTTCTTGATGCTATTGCCGGGCAACTGAAACCAGCATTGCGATTGGCCGTGGCTCAAAACAATGTGGGTCCAGGGAAACTAGGGTCAATGGGTAGGGTAGGTTTTATTCTAAAAGGAGTCGTTGAGGACGACCAAGGCCTGAGAAATGGATTCCAGACAAAATTTCGCCTGGAAAGAGAGAGAGATGAAAGAAGAAAACAATTTGAGCTATATGGGCAAATTTATTTAATTAATAAAGAGACCCAGTTAAATATAGATAAGGCTGTCATCAGTTTATATGACAAACTATTGACTGAGCCAGGAAATGAAAATCGTGAATCTGCGATTTCTGCCGCTGCTATCAACAGATATCTTCAGTTCACCGATCCCCATACGTATATCATTGATGAAAAGAGCTTTAATGAATTGAAATCAAATAAAAATACTGAAATTCAGAAAAGTGGCCTTGGTCTTCTGGTGACGCATCTAGGGAACAAGCTGTATTTGCGCGCTCTGAAAGGAGGTCCCGCTGAAAATGCCGGCATTATGGACAATGATATTCTTTTGGGCATTGATACGGTAGCTTTTGATCAATCACCTTCTGTCGACCAGGTTGCATCCTTGCTATTGGGGGATCCTGGAACCAAAGTGACTCTCAAGATACAAAGAGGCGAAAATCTTCTTGAGGTGGTGATTCAAAGAACTGTTGTGAAGACTGATATTATGGTGCCTGAATTTATTCAACATATGGGTCAAAATATGGTTATATCGCTTTAA
- a CDS encoding FHA domain-containing protein, producing the protein MPITIGRSSHCNVALTQFNWISRQHAVIFPENGQLYLVDLKSSNGIQIGGRTYDRIEIHNGTIANIGPLIFQFGLPQESLTKTFSINKNMDSETSPPTLPNALQGQGDEGSHSKISLGPIGPPPLNARKGRFYPELDSESISNADGELKYNRPDNKSSASPAPSAKTPSAKNEFDPDATIVEKQSKTGEKKDRLRGENVKGLEPAEVPQPGSKPSPIPLPSYLREEIRPTRASQNTVSSSSVREPIKSPPNRASSFTESSAGGGVESYPLDRDRPIRGIDKVARDRRVLETYITWHGAVFDTQLFWPGEQVVVGRTSDGVYLPTLKGEFLLAHFDGAVAKCSIPDHLGGFLRTGDYRPVPLKELVESKSLPRSGKNHILKLGATDLCTLDLGKDVRLHLRYAPAPKQLSRKRTIEPDALLKRTFTGSSVFHILVIASFMFIGPSQEKSKNCRTSTPGFDHFKEGRAKKAGTSAASSPATSSSTQGSS; encoded by the coding sequence TTGCCTATAACTATTGGTCGAAGCAGTCACTGCAACGTGGCTCTCACGCAATTCAATTGGATCAGTCGACAGCATGCGGTAATTTTTCCAGAAAATGGACAACTCTATTTGGTTGATCTCAAATCCTCCAATGGAATTCAAATCGGTGGACGAACCTATGATCGAATTGAAATTCACAACGGGACCATTGCTAACATTGGACCACTTATATTTCAGTTTGGTCTTCCGCAAGAATCTCTCACGAAAACCTTTTCTATAAACAAAAATATGGACTCCGAAACTTCTCCTCCGACTCTCCCCAATGCACTACAGGGCCAAGGAGACGAAGGGTCTCATTCAAAAATATCTTTAGGTCCCATTGGGCCGCCGCCTCTTAATGCGAGAAAGGGTCGCTTTTATCCGGAGCTTGATTCTGAATCGATCAGCAATGCTGATGGCGAATTGAAGTACAATAGGCCTGACAACAAAAGCAGCGCATCTCCCGCTCCATCAGCCAAGACGCCAAGCGCTAAGAACGAATTCGACCCTGATGCCACAATCGTAGAAAAACAGTCAAAGACAGGAGAGAAAAAGGACAGATTGCGTGGTGAGAATGTTAAAGGTCTGGAGCCTGCTGAAGTTCCACAACCAGGTAGCAAGCCTTCGCCGATTCCTTTGCCATCCTATTTACGGGAGGAAATTCGTCCCACCAGAGCCTCGCAAAATACAGTTAGCTCCTCAAGTGTAAGGGAGCCAATAAAATCACCGCCCAACAGAGCATCATCCTTTACGGAGTCCAGCGCTGGGGGTGGCGTTGAATCTTACCCTCTTGACAGAGATAGGCCAATCAGGGGAATCGATAAGGTTGCCCGCGATCGTCGAGTCCTCGAGACCTACATCACTTGGCATGGTGCGGTCTTCGACACACAGCTCTTCTGGCCTGGTGAGCAGGTTGTCGTGGGTCGCACATCTGACGGGGTTTATCTGCCAACCCTTAAAGGTGAATTTCTTCTTGCCCATTTTGACGGTGCTGTCGCGAAATGTTCCATTCCTGATCATTTAGGCGGATTTCTTCGCACTGGAGATTATCGACCAGTACCACTTAAGGAGCTCGTCGAAAGCAAATCTCTTCCACGAAGTGGAAAAAACCATATTTTAAAGCTAGGGGCCACTGATCTTTGCACTTTGGATCTGGGCAAAGACGTTCGCCTGCATTTGCGCTATGCACCTGCTCCCAAGCAGCTGTCTCGAAAACGAACGATCGAACCGGATGCCTTGCTCAAAAGAACATTCACAGGCTCAAGCGTTTTTCATATTCTTGTTATCGCGAGCTTTATGTTCATTGGTCCGAGCCAAGAAAAAAGCAAGAATTGTAGAACCTCCACGCCAGGCTTCGATCATTTTAAAGAAGGAAGAGCCAAAAAAGCCGGAACCTCCGCCGCCTCCTCCCCCGCCACCTCCTCCTCAACCCAAGGAAGTAGTTAA
- a CDS encoding adenylate/guanylate cyclase domain-containing protein: MKHIDVIRNQEKLRETKAILAVITHMMVVPLFLAFWICDFLYVPDMKWEFLIVRSMVVPLSLYTRFQFKRILSFNDAQLLAFFYISGLALIIDYMVYRIGDWSTPYYAGLNLITIGSISFIPWTWRFFFASIGIIFLPYFFGAVLLNQDTSNSHTVVLNLFFISGTIVIAIFLRILSERLRRKEVESRQLLREEIISRGKIIEEKTNEALKLTELSRQFSPQVVEAIRTNQVLLTDSVHRSNICAIFVDIVNSTERVSRIDKDKVTRVISHFMMDSARVLLKYDITIDKFLGDGLLAFSNDPVSYPDYIERVLRAAIEIGERVSLDQEFYEVNWLKPLEIRIGIATGFANVGFYGNRRYFHSYTAIGPVINLASRLCGVAKPGQILVPYDLVEALDSNSEFQFELIGKKSLKGFESDVIQVFEMATTAETSTLDNMGILDCPKCTQVMHIDKNDAGFFVFRCRNCGHSLDQNLLPKDNTEKSKAS; encoded by the coding sequence ATGAAGCACATAGATGTCATTCGGAATCAAGAGAAACTTCGCGAAACTAAGGCCATTCTAGCCGTCATCACGCATATGATGGTTGTCCCGCTATTTTTGGCCTTTTGGATTTGCGATTTTTTATATGTCCCAGATATGAAATGGGAATTTTTGATTGTGCGCTCTATGGTTGTGCCTTTGAGTCTCTACACCCGATTTCAATTCAAAAGAATTCTCAGTTTTAATGATGCCCAATTGCTTGCGTTCTTTTATATCTCTGGCCTCGCCTTAATTATTGATTATATGGTGTATAGAATCGGCGATTGGAGCACCCCTTACTATGCGGGCTTAAATCTCATCACAATTGGATCAATCTCATTTATTCCGTGGACATGGCGCTTCTTTTTTGCCTCAATCGGAATAATTTTTCTTCCCTATTTTTTTGGTGCCGTCCTTTTAAATCAAGATACTAGCAACAGTCACACAGTGGTGCTCAATTTATTTTTTATCTCTGGAACCATCGTGATCGCGATTTTTCTAAGAATTTTGTCCGAAAGACTGAGACGAAAGGAGGTAGAGAGTCGCCAGTTGCTGCGCGAGGAAATCATCTCTCGTGGAAAAATAATTGAAGAGAAAACGAATGAGGCGTTAAAGTTGACTGAATTGAGTCGTCAGTTTTCCCCCCAAGTTGTCGAGGCCATCAGAACTAATCAAGTTCTTCTTACAGATAGCGTTCATCGTTCAAATATATGTGCGATATTCGTGGATATTGTGAACTCAACGGAGCGAGTATCTAGAATAGATAAAGACAAGGTTACAAGGGTCATTAGCCACTTCATGATGGATTCGGCCAGAGTCCTCCTTAAGTACGATATTACCATTGATAAATTTTTGGGAGATGGGCTATTGGCTTTTTCTAACGATCCCGTCTCATACCCTGACTACATTGAGAGAGTCTTGAGGGCAGCTATTGAAATCGGAGAGAGAGTCTCCTTGGACCAAGAATTTTATGAGGTAAATTGGCTCAAACCATTAGAAATTCGAATCGGCATCGCGACCGGATTTGCAAACGTTGGATTTTATGGGAATAGAAGATATTTTCATAGCTATACGGCTATTGGTCCGGTCATTAATCTCGCGAGTCGACTGTGTGGAGTCGCAAAACCCGGACAGATTCTAGTTCCATACGATCTCGTTGAGGCACTAGATTCAAATTCTGAGTTCCAATTTGAACTCATTGGCAAGAAAAGTTTAAAGGGATTTGAAAGCGATGTTATTCAAGTATTTGAAATGGCAACGACGGCCGAGACCAGCACCTTAGATAACATGGGTATTCTGGATTGCCCGAAATGTACCCAAGTCATGCATATCGACAAAAATGATGCAGGATTCTTCGTGTTTAGGTGTCGCAACTGCGGACATAGCTTGGATCAAAATCTCCTGCCTAAAGATAATACTGAGAAATCGAAGGCATCTTGA